One part of the Denticeps clupeoides chromosome 8, fDenClu1.1, whole genome shotgun sequence genome encodes these proteins:
- the kif20ba gene encoding kinesin-like protein KIF20B isoform X5, which yields MESCPDAKLTGPTAITVEDLKKDLLSDFSEFSDSQDSSVEKEHLKVYLRIRPFTAAERESGESQDCIALEPPDTVLLKAPRTSLSARHGDKATSSQTAQRFKFSQVYGQDASQREFFDGTVKALVRDVLEGRNSLVFTYGVTNAGKTFTFLGPDENAGILPRSLRVIFSNVGGRLYTRMNLKPHRCRDHVTLSDDQQKEEAAIKHSLFRLFRETDGQKSLDSLSGMKTMLEGSTLSDVDGSVLEDSFNLDHQENIKFSLWVSFCEIYNENIHDLLEPLPTGAARRAALKLCQDVRGNSFVKDLKWIQVNSADEAYKVMKLGKKNQSFSSTRLNHLSSRSHSIFSIRILWIDDTGTPRVQSVSELSLCDLAGSERCAKTQNKGDRLKEAGNINTSLLILGKCINALRQNQQSKCPQHVPFRESKLTHYLQGFFTGRGKACMMVNINQLASMYEETLNVLKFSAVAQKVVVLSTKTLPLPVVGKRSEREVSFIINNADRKNLLLRARRSSLVRWDTSLEDVQEHEDSEEEEEQEDSEEEESMLENTVQESDDEPETMQIDKAAHEDLLKRLEELRAQNLDLESRVREEVTTEFSELFSKMQEDYNERLAKECKLIEDRCEKRLEILQDLMKKSSAYEQEEDQEQQQTDERSVPLDVVIDSMCSDLAGIRNDAEAAQTCLETQPATQDFATKLLELSGELGRTQNLLSLKTEELEKICRQSEESKEALEAAKTNLECQELRCHDLMVMCQQKDEMLSKLQTAMDQQEEAASNDRVVVASVKEELVLLKANCTCAVAASRSSQAEGRKRRQAAEGLDGEPPPKKGPVGDQEEERAESAHLQKEVEQIEHLEQENRSLGRQVEHLSSELAQWKRSHGDVLRQKEGLQVEMAALQSGADDQAAKLASVEMQWGADRAEGAEKLKAAEAQLQERTALIEKLSQEDRRLQEEVARMRKELQEAQEEIERRDCRAQVQELEVSQQQMASEKLQIQARELDELKTQHAALKSVVSELEENARRRQDEGEKRDALERKEVELCGLQQRLDEQEKVLTRREAQLSELQKHRTEPGGEGEEDGAMAAVQEVRKREAEKRRELMAVAEEAIAQKDAELQKRVQDINRLKEELKMATDDAQCLRLDLRRRDEDSSDQKEKLADSKKQIQQVQKEISSMRDVEQSLRQRIQDLERNKSQLQNDLSNRDRTILQLKAQSTDSRSDETLKLYQDACKDLQAREKLIGDMRLALTEQEETQSQMDLEMETQQANVQRLTDEVEKLKERLLGQDSRKEAVPESRGNDAAQAQESLKLTIEKHQADRSKWLEEKMILIRQAKEAEERRNQEVRRFADDRERHARQQTELEAMSEHLKQQNEKMASWRNERDTLVAALEVQLTKLICSNKEKDQELQQLRLSSTSSPVEVT from the exons ATGGAGTCGTGTCCAGACGCTAAACTGACCGGGCCGACCGCCATAACAGTGGAGGATCTGAAGAAGGACCTGCTGTCAGACTTCTCCGAGTTCTCCGACTCGCAG GACTCCTCGGTGGAAAAGGAGCATTTGAAGGTTTACCTGCGAATCAGACCCTTCAcagcagcagagagagaaagtggaGAGTCTCAG GACTGCATAGCATTAGAACCTCCTGACACAGTCCTCCTCAAGGCACCGAGAACGTCCCTTTCTGCACGTCACGGTGACAAAGCCACGTCGTCGCAGACCGCACAACGGTTCAAATTTTCCCAG GTGTACGGCCAGGATGCGTCACAGCGGGAGTTTTTCGATGGCACCGTGAAGGCCCTGGTCAGGGATGTCCTAGAAGGACGGAATTCGCTGGTCTTTACTTACGGTGTTACCAATGCTGGGAAGACATTCACGTTCTTAG gTCCTGATGAAAATGCAGGAATCCTGCCTCGGTCCCTGAGAGTAATATTCAGCAACGTCGGTGGTCGCTTGTACACCCGAATGAATTTGAAGCCACACAGATGCAGAGATCACGTCACGCTTTCAGACGACCAGCAGAAGGAAGAAGCTGCCATCAAACACAGCCTGTTCAGACTTTTCAGAGAG ACTGATGGACAGAAAAGTCTGGACAGCCTGTCTGGCATGAAGACTATGCTAGAAG GGTCAACGTTGAGTGATGTCGATGGGTCTGTGTTGGAGGACAGTTTTAATTTGGACCATCAAGAGAACATCAAGTTCTCTCTCTGGGTGTCCTTCTGCGAGATCTACAACGAGAACATTCATGACCTGCTGGAGCCGCTTCCCACTGGCGCGGCGAGGAGAGCCGCCCTCAAACTGTGCCAGGACGTCCGAGGCAACTCCTTTGTTAAAG ACCTGAAGTGGATCCAGGTAAACAGTGCTGATGAGGCATATAAAGTCATGAAGCTTGGCAAGAAGAACCAGAGTTTCTCCAGCACTCGACTCAATCATCTCTCCAGCAGAAG CCACAGCATATTCTCCATCCGGATTCTCTGGATTGATGACACTGGGACTCCTCGTGTTCAGTCAGTCAGTGA gcTCTCTTTATGTGATCTGGCCGGCTCAGAAAGGTGCGCCAAGACCCAGAACAAAGGAGATCGTCTCAAAGAAGCAGGgaacatcaacacctcacttctGATTTTAGGCAAATGCATCAATGCTCTGCGCCAGAATCAGCAGTCAAA GTGCCCTCAGCATGTGCCCTTCCGAGAGAGCAAACTCACGCACTACTTGCAGGGCTTCTTCACTGGCCGAGGCAAAGCCTGCATGATGGTGAACATCAACCAGCTGGCTTCCATGTACGAAGAGACCCTCAACGTGCTCAAGTTCTCTGCAGTTGCCCAGAAG gtggtgGTTCTCAGCACAAAGACCCTTCCGCTTCCTGTCGTAGGCAAGAGGAGCGAAAGAGAGGTATCCTTCATTATCAATAATGCCGATCGCAAGAACCTCTTGTTAAGGGCCAGGAGGAGCTCTCTGGTCCGCTGGGACACCAGTCTGGAGGATGTGCAAGAGCACGAGGAttccgaggaagaggaggagcaggaggactCTGAAGAAGAGGAGAGTATGCTGGAGAACACGGTTCAGGAATCAGACGATGAGCCGGAGACGATGCAAATTGACAAAGCTGCGCACGAG GACTTGCTAAAACGCCTAGAAGAGCTGAGAGCGCAGAACCTGGACCTGGAGTCTCGTGTTAGGGAGGAGGTCACCACTGAGTTCTCAGAGCTCTTTTCCAAGATGCAGGAAGACTACAA CGAGCGCCTCGCTAAAGAGTGTAAACTAATCGAGGACCGCTGTGAGAAGCGTTTGGAGATTCTTCAAGACTTGATGAAAAAGAGCTCTGCTTACGAGCAAGAGGAGGACCAAGAGCAGCAACAAACT GATGAGCGCTCCGTTCCTCTAGACGTCGTGATTGACTCCATGTGCAGCGACCTGGCTGGCATCAGGAACGATGCCGAGGCTGCCCAGACCTGCCTGGAGACCCAGCCTGCCACTCAAGACTTTGCAACGAAGCTCTTGGAGCTGTCGGGGGAGCTCGGCAGAACACAGAACCTGCTCTCTCTCAAGACCGAGG AGCTGGAGAAAATCTGCAGGCAGTCAGAGGAATCCAAGGAAGCGCTAGAGGCAGCTAAGACG AACTTGGAGTGCCAGGAGCTGAGGTGTCATGATCTGATGGTCATGTGTCAGCAGAAGGACGAGATGCTCAGTAAACTCCAGACTGCCATGGACCAGCAAGAGGAAGCCGCCAGTAATGAT CGTGTTGTGGTGGCCTCGGTCAAGGAAGAGCTTGTTCTTTTGAAGGCCAACTGCACATGCGCAGTCGCCGCCTCACGGAGCTCTCAGGCAGAGGGCAGGAAACGCCGGCAGGCGGCGGAGGGCTTGGATGGAGAGCCACCTCCAAAGAAAG GGCCTGTCGGCGACCAGGAGGAGGAACGAGCTGAATCTGCTCACCTGCAGAAGGAGGTTGAGCAGATTGAACACCTTGAGCAGGAGAACCGGTCCCTCGGTCGGCAGGTGGAGCACCTGAGCTCCGAGCTGGCGCAGTGGAAGCGGTCCCATGGCGATGTGCTTCGGCAGAAGGAGGGGCTACAGGTCGAAATGGCCGCCCTTCAGAGCGGCGCGGATGACCAAGCTGCGAAGCTCGCCTCCGTGGAAATGCAGTGGGGCGCCGACAGGGCAGAGGGTGCTGAAAAGCTGAAGGCCGCTGAAGCTCAACTGCAAGAGAGAACTGCCCTGATTGAGAAGTTATCGCAGGAAGACAGACGGCTCCAGGAAGAAGTGGCCAGGATGCGAAAGGAACTCCAGGAGGCCCAGGAGGAGATCGAGAGGCGAGACTGCAGAGCGCAGGTTCAGGAACTGGAAGTCAGCCAGCAGCAAATGGCCTCAGAGAAGCTCCAGATCCAAGCCAGGGAGCTGGACGAGCTCAAGACGCAACACGCCGCCTTAAAGAGTGTCGTCTCTGAGCTGGAGGAGAATGCCAGGCGGAGGCAGGACGAGGGAGAGAAAAGGGACGCGTTGGAGCGGAAGGAGGTGGAGCTCTGTGGCCTTCAGCAGAGGCTGGACGAGCAGGAGAAGGTTCTGACCAGGAGAGAGGCTCAGCTCTCTGAACTGCAGAAGCACAGGACGGAGCCGGGCGGTGAAGGCGAGGAGGACGGGGCGATGGCCGCCGTGCAGGAGGTGCGCAAGAGAGAGgcggagaaaaggagagagctTATGGCCGTGGCAGAGGAGGCCATTGCTCAGAAGGATGCTGAGCTGCAGAAACGCGTGCAGGACATCAACCG GCTGAAAGAGGAGCTGAAGATGGCCACGGACGACGCGCAGTGCCTACGCCTGGATCTGCGGAGGAGAGACGAGGACTCCTCGGATCAGAAGGAGAAGCTCGCCGACTCAAAGAAGCAGATCCAGCAGGTTCAGAAGGAG ATTTCCTCCATGCGCGATGTGGAGCAGTCTCTCCGGCAAAGGATCCAGGACCTGGAGAGGAACAAATCGCAGCTGCAGAACGACTTGAGCAACAGGGACCGCACCATCCTGCAGTTAAAG GCTCAGTCTACTGATTCCAGATCAGACGAAACCCTGAAACTGTACCAGGATGCCTGCAAAG ATCTGCAGGCCCGTGAGAAGCTGATAGGTGACATGCGCCTGGCCCTGACAGAACAAGAAGAAACTCAGTCTCAAATGGACCTGGAAATGGAAACTCAACAGGCCAACGTTCAGCGACTCACTGACG AggtggagaagctgaaggaaaGACTGCTGGGGCAGGACAGCAGGAAGGAAGCGGTGCCAGAGTCTAGAGGAAATGATGCTGCCCAAGCACAGGAGAGCCTAAAG ctGACAATTGAAAAGCACCAGGCTGACCGAAGCAagtggctggaggagaagatGATTCTGATTCGTCAGGCCAAGGAGGCAGAGGAGAGACGAAACCAGGAAGTCAGGCGTTTTGCAGACGACCGCGAGCGCCACGCCCGACAGCAGACAGAGCTG GAGGCCATGTCAGAGCACCTGAAGCAGCAGAATGAGAAGATGGCGAGCTGGAGGAACGAAAGGGATACGCTGGTCGCTGCTCTGGAGGTGCAGCTGACAAAGCTCATCTGCTCAAACAAGGAGAAGGATCAAGAGCTGCAGCAACTCAGGCTCAGTAGCACTTCTTCACCAGTAGAG GTGACATAG